A window of Cottoperca gobio unplaced genomic scaffold, fCotGob3.1 fCotGob3_44arrow_ctg1, whole genome shotgun sequence contains these coding sequences:
- the LOC115006052 gene encoding LOW QUALITY PROTEIN: retinol dehydrogenase 14-like (The sequence of the model RefSeq protein was modified relative to this genomic sequence to represent the inferred CDS: deleted 1 base in 1 codon), translating to MLTGGNSGIGKESAVALAMRGAQVIIACRDPDKAEKAVREIKFKSHSLNVLHMELDLANLRSVREFCKSFLQREKRLDILINNAGMPGVLEWTDDSFSMCFGVNHLGHFLLTNLLLPRLKECTPSRVITLTCSIYKYQKLNFQDLNYNLLPFFTYCRSKLANIYFSQEVARITEGKGVTSYAVHPGFVQSAWTCHYSILFRMLMQVIMWMFFVPCEIGAQTVIYCAVSEEASKHSGGYFVDCRPATLRPFARDAGVAKKLWEASERLVTLA from the exons atgttgacag GTGGGAATTCAGGCATTGGCAAGGAGTCAGCTGTTGCCTTGGCAATGAGAGGCGCTCAG GTCATCATCGCTTGCAGAGACCCTGACAAGGCTGAGAAGGCTGTGAGGGAGATCAAGTTCAAGAGTCACAGCCTTAACGTCCTTCACATGGAGCTGGATCTGGCCAACCTGCGCTCTGTGAGGGAATTCTGTAAGAGCTTCctccagagagagaagaggcttGACATCCTGATCAATAATGCAG GCATGCCCGGTGTCCTCGAGTGGACGGACGACAGCTTCAGCATGTGTTTTGGCGTCAACCACTTGGGTCACTTCCTCCTAACCAATCTGCTTCTGCCTCGCCTGAAGGAATGCACCCCCAGCAGGGTGATCACCCTCACATGCTCCATCTACAAATACCAGAAACTAAACTTTCAGGACCTCAACTACAACCTGCTGCCATTCTTCACCTACTGCCGCAGCAAGCTGGCAAACATCTACTTCAGTCAGGAAGTGGCCCGCATCACTGAAGGGAAAGGAGTGACCTCCTATGCTGTGCACCCCG GTTTTGTCCAAAGTGCTTGGACGTGCCACTACTCCATCCTGTTCCGGATGCTGATGCAGGTGATCATGTGGATGTTTTTTGTGCCGTGTGAGATTGGAGCTCAGACTGTCATCTACTGTGCTGTGTCAGAGGAAGCCTCCAAACACAGCGGGGGTTACTTTGTCGACTGCAGACCAGCTACTCTGCGTCCTTTCGCAAGAGACGCTGGTGTGGCAAAAAAACTGTGGGAGGCCAGTGAGAGACTGGTGACACTGGCCTGA